One segment of Drosophila willistoni isolate 14030-0811.24 unplaced genomic scaffold, UCI_dwil_1.1 Seg876, whole genome shotgun sequence DNA contains the following:
- the LOC124462086 gene encoding uncharacterized protein LOC124462086, with translation MQEACDMGGCGIKSRPRPVKHEIEMEPDVINGQRPPYVNILPENRPFVVVISSSECEKNFCDLLEEFFGIFKDFRNVRCLDFNEVTPDTEYNGRLYIAAANEDTMDWVAGNVCSMETYQVTSLIDFLHLTPAKGREVVPSNFRASGTAEC, from the coding sequence ATGCAGGAGGCATGCGATATGGGAGGCTGCGGAATAAAGTCCCGACCACGCCCGGTTAAACATGAAATCGAAATGGAACCTGATgttataaatggtcagcggcCCCCGTACGTTAACATTCTCCCAGAGAACAGGCCGTTTGTCGTGGTTATATCTTCCTCAGAatgtgagaaaaacttttgcgacctgttggaagagttctttggaatttttaaggatttcaGAAATGTTCGCTGTTTGGATTTCAATGAGGTGACTCCAGACACTGAGTACAATGGGCGGCTGTACATTGCAGCGGCCAATGAGGATACGATGGACTGGGTGGCGGGCAACGTATGCTCCATGGAGACATATCAGGTCACCAGTCTCATAGACTTCCTACACCTGACACCGGCCAAAGGTCGAGAAGTGGTTCCAAGCAATTTTCGAGCTTCTGGAACAGCAGAATGCTGA